The Quercus lobata isolate SW786 chromosome 9, ValleyOak3.0 Primary Assembly, whole genome shotgun sequence region AGTGGACCCATCTAATGTACGAAAGTAGATGGGAACTTTTGCACAAGCCTTTACTGAGCATAAAGAACATTTGAAGGAGAACACAGAGAAGGTGCAAACTTGGCGAGCCACTTTGAGTGAAGTGCCCAATCTCTCTAGGTGGCATTGGCATTCACAAGATAGGTAATGtaacttaacatttttttaaaatgtttcaaataGCTCTTCCTATATTTATACTATGAATTACATTATCAACATTACGATATTTTGACTATAATATATGTTATGTTAAATCCTTTAATTTATCAACGAtacattgttttgattattatacAGAGTAAGTTTTCATGGTTTCATCCTTTAATTTATCAAGAAATAGCTCATgaaatagtttaaaataaaattatagaatttaaaGCAATAATAAGgataaaattgttaaaataggAAGACTAAAAAGAAATCTCTAGTGTTGGGAAAGTGGGAGTTAAAATAGGGATGATAAAGAGGTGTTTATTTTTTAGCAATAATACCAAACATAATTACTTACAAAAATCCTACTTACAACCCAATAGCCTAATCAGTGGATTAACGTATTGACCATGATCAAATCTCTTATACGTTCAAAGTTAACAATTTGATCTATTGCACAATCACTACAAGTATCACCAAAATCTAAAAGCAATGAAAACGTTAAAGAGCACACATAGATTTGGtgatgaagtaaaaaataaaaactattccTGGAAAATCAATTCCATGGGAAAATTCTACAAGAAGAAACAATTACAATAAGTTTATACTTACAAAACCTTTTTAGTCCTAGACTCTTTTAGTAACCTTAGCAAACAACCAATTCACCTCCCATTGCAGTTGCTGCAGAACTAAAAAATCCTTCTAAAAAACCAAGGTACGTTATACATGTTGTATATGCATCTTGCGGTTcagtgtgtgtgtctatatatatatattatttgagaaAACTTGTGGTTCAGTGTATAATAGCATTATATGTTGCTCAAAGCGCTAATGTCGACAAACCAAACTCTATTAATTTGGTTTAAACTAAACTCTATTAACAAAGCTTCAAGAGAATCAAGACGTTTAAATACTATTTCAAACTATACATTTAAAGgtttcaaaagaataaaagaatatttttaagTTACTTTAATCATATAGCATAATTTTTAAGTATATGTAGAGTGTGTTTAGTATGAGCTTATAAGCTcagcttttagcttttttttagcttttatgtacaGCTTTTTTAAACCCCACTTTTTCCTgcattttctcacattttcaaaaaaaattcaagatacAACTGTACAAGTATATTTTCGCACACTTACAgcaaaaaagttttcagttaCAACTAAATAAGCTATTTCCAAACAAACCCACAGTGAACTATTcttgaaaatcaattttcacaatGTAACTTAAACtactttttatttaacttttactaccgattttattattcaatttattgatagaagtgaaatatatatatatatatatatatatatatatatatatatatatagtggagGAGGATTTGAACCAaacatttttattgaaaacacCAGGAGATACTAATTAAGCTACAAAACTTTTTGacatataaattttaatgaacTTTGTGagtgattatatttataaaataagacATATATATCTTATGCATCAATAGTTTGAGATGCACTTGGACTTTGTGAAGCCCTGAAAAGCTCAACCAAAATACATGcttcatgtactttttttttattgtattactAATTTGAAATGTTCATTGGCTCAAGCAATTGCAAAATCCTTGTTGTAATAGTAGAAGTTCTAATTAGAGTTGTCAGTATTGTACGATACGCGATACGTAATTATTGtgtacaaaaaatttcatatcgTAAGTGCTTATGAACTATATGATACAGTGGTGCGCATCATACGAATTGTAAAATTGTATCATATCGTATGTATTGTATGATACATAAACAtatgctttaaattttttttttttttttgggttaaaatttgTGCTTTTATTAGAATCCAATAACATGTCTataaggtgttttttttttttttttttggtacaaaatTTGAACTACACACTTACACTTCACTTTCATATttgcaaatttcttttctatactatgaataaggtattaattaacaatataattattttttcattattgttataagtctaAGAAGCTAAATTGCCaagaagaaatattaaaaatatattaaaatttaaagaacaagaagagatagtaaattttgattatgattaaaaaaaaaatcaatgaagaaataaatttgtaaaatgataaataacacTAATTTAGATGGAGTTGATTAGGCAGGATGATGAATATAATGGACATAAATTATTATGTTGGGCTATTTGTCACGTATTAATACTTTTGAGTTTAATCAGtttaaaaatgtatattataaattaacacatgttaatttgatttatttagttagtttgttaaatattattacataagtgatactaaattagtcattagtagaatatattttgagtttataatgaatatacccaTTATATATGTATCTTTATAATTTCTGTACAAATTTTCTTAAGTATTTGTTTATCTTATGATACATGATACGACACGATACCTGatactaaaaaaatcaaaaattgattCACAATATGATTCGTGTTTTGACAACTATGGCTCTAGTACTAATTTGTTCCCAAAAACATGTAAACAAAAAAGGTAAGCAATACTAAACAAAAatgttaacaaattttttttttttttttttttgataagaaatactttcatttcattaagaagaataaaataacatagCATCCTAAGAAACAGCAGATATAAGGAAAGGTGGACATTATTCCATCCATGTTACAAAAGaatcaatatttttagcaaaagcTGCCAAAATATGAGCTGGCTTATTCCCTTGGTGTCCTAAGTGTGAGGCTTGGAATGTTCGGAACTCACATAATCTGGAGCAAAGTTCGGAGACTACAGTAGAGATAGAAACTGGGGCATCCGTGGGGCTCTTTACAGCATGACAAACAGTAGCAGAATCTGTCTCAAAAATCACATCTTTGACTCCTATCTCCCATGCAAAAACCGTAGCTTCATCCAGTGCTTTAGCTTCTGCCTCTAAAGGAGCCAAAGGAAGTGGGAGGCGCTTGCTGAGGGTAGCAACGACCGATCCAAAATGGTCTCGTATGATCACACCGATTCTAGTTACGCCGAGGTGGGAAAAAACAGCAGCGTCCACGTTAACCTTGTACCAAGGGAATGTAGGTGGGACCCAATGACCATCCATGGCTTCCTTGAGCTGGGTGGGCCGAGTGTGAGCCAACTGGTATTCGTGCAACAATGACCGAGCTCGCAACGTGGTTTCAAGCAGAGATTGGCGAGCTTTCCCCAGGTGAGCATTGTTTCGACTGAGCCATAGACTCCATGCCGTGATGATGACCAGTTCAACCAGTTTAGTGTCCACGtgttgcttgaaaattaaaTGCCAAAGGAAGTCCATAAAGTCCCTATGGTGGAGTCCATTTTTATCAAGCGGTATGTCCGAGAGGTTCCATACTTCTTTAGTGATAGTGCAATCCCAGAACAAGTGCCCAATGGTCTCTAGTGCAAGAGCATAGGCTTCACAGGTGGGGTTGTCAATGACTCCTCTATGGTAGAGGTTGGCTTTGGTAGGTAGGATATTTTTGCATGCTCTCCATGCAAAAAGCTTTCTCTTGTTTGGCATGTGGAGGTCCCAAAGCTTGTGCCAAAACCAAGACTGCTCACTGTCATGGGATGTTTCTGCCAACCCTAAGGTTTGAGTTATAGATATCGCCACTTTATAGGCACTGTTGACAGTGAAGCGCCCCTTTGCTGTGTATGCCCAGATCATGCGGTCTTGTGGTTTGTGGCGACTTAGTGGAATGCTAAGAATTGAGGTGGCATCATCTTGGAGAAAGGTTTGGTGGATCAGGTCAAGGTTTCAATCCCCATTCTCTTGGTCAATGAGAGACTCTACCCTTGTATTTGCTGGAAGTTGGGCAGGAGGTGTTAGGACCTGAAAAGTGGAAGGCCTTGAAAGCCAATTGTCAGTCCAAATGTCAATGGATTTGCCATCTCCTACCTGCCAACGGTAACCCGAATTCACAACAGGTTGAGCGGCCAAGATGCTTTGCCAAGCGAATGATGGTTTTATAGCCAACTCTACATGTAAGAAATCTGTTTCTGGAAAGTAACGGGCTTTAAGTACTCTATGAACCAAAGAATGAAAGTTCATCTGTAGTCGCCATCCTTGCTTAGCTAAAAGAGCTAAGTTGAAAGCTTTGAGATCTCTGAATCCCAACCATCCTTTGTCTTTTAGTGCACACATTTTTTCCCAGCTCAACCatgccattttattttttccctccttttggccccaccaaaatctcTGAATCATTCTAGTTAACTCATCACATAGTGAATCAGGGAGCTTGAAAACACTCATCATGTATGCGGGTAGAGCTTGCGCTACTGCTTTGATGAGAACCTCTTTACCGACTTGGGATAGCAGTTTTTCTTTCCAGCCAGAAAGTTTGTTGTCAAGCTTTTCTTTTAGAGCCCTGAAGGTGTGTTTTTTTGATCTCCCCACTAAAGATGGAAGGCCTAGATAAGTCTCATGCTGTCAAATAACCTCCGCTCCAAGGCGATTTTTTATCTCAACTTGTGTGGCTTGTGGTGTGTTTCTGCTAAAGAAAAGAGCAGTCTTCTCCTTATTAAGCTGCTGACCTGAAGCATGCTCATATATAGTCAAAAGATGTTCCAAGTGGCTGCATTGTTCCAGAGTTGCTTGACAGAAAATGATGCTATCATCCGCAAAGAATAAGTGGGAGATACGTGGTCCAAGTGGGCAAGCTGATACACCTCGAAGTTGACCAGCAGCCATAGATTGGTTTAGAAGAGCGGATAGTCCCTTTGcacagaaaagaaatagaaagggAGAGATAGGGTCCCCTTGTCTCAAACCCCTAGACGAGAGTATGTGACCTCGAGGTTGCCCGTTAATCCTGACAGAGTATGTAACAGAGGTAATACATTGCATCATAAGATTTACCCATTTATCATTAAAACCCATCTTATACATAATCTTTTCCAAGTAACCCCATTCAACACGATCAAAAGCTTTACTCATATCTAGTTTTATGGCCATCTCCCCAACTTTCCCACTTCTTTTTTGATTAAGATGATGCATAGTTTCAAAAGCaacaataatattattagtGATGAGGCGGTCAGACATGAAAGCACTCTGATTTTCACTTACAATATGTGGCAGAAAATGCTTCAGTCTATTTTTAATGACTTTGGACGTGAGTCTAGAAATAACATTGCATAGACTTATCGGTCTGTACTAAGTCACCTTCAtggggtttttggtttttggaacGAGGACAATATGTGTTTCATTGAATTTTGGAGGGATGATACCCAAGTTCAGAAAATCAAGTACAATTTTTGTGACACAATCACCTGTAAGAGACCAAAAATGTTGATAAAAGAGAGGAGGCATACCATCAGGACTTGGGGATTTTTTTGGGTGCATATGTTTGAGTGCCTTGTGAACTTCTTCAGCTGTAAAAGGCCAAGTAAGAAAGCTATTCATCTCTTCTGTTACCATAGGTTGGGCCGCATCAACAAGGAGTGATGAATTTGTAGGTCCATTGGATCGAAAGATAGCCGCGAAGTAGTTCAAAATGATGGTCTCAGTAGTTTGAGCATCTTCCTGCCATTGCCCCGCCTCATCACAGATGCCACGAATGGAGTTTCTATCCTTCCTATTAGATGCTTTTTGGTGGAAAAATGAGGTGTTTCGATCCCCATTAGTGAGCCACATATTTCTCGAGCGTTGGTGCCACATAGTATTTTCAGCGTCTAGCCATCGGTTCAAAGCCCTTCGTACCTCTTGGATTGCAGACTCATTACGGATAGGGTGTTGCTCCAATGTTTGAAGCTTCTGGTTTAGTCTCTCAATCTATTTTCCAACGTGGCCAAATTCAGTTTTATTCCAAACTGAGAGACGGTCACGGCAACTAGAATGACAGTTGATGATTGCAACCATCCGGTTTATAAAGATCTTCATGCCATGCATCTTGGACAATTTCGGCACACCAGGGATCTTGAAGCCACATGGCTTCAAAACGGAAGAGAATTTTAGGGCATGGTTGTTGAGACCTGGGCTGATTCAGACGTATGGCAAGCATGGAGTGATCCGAAGAAGACATCGAAACATGGTGGACAACAGCCTTGGGGAATAGCAATTTCCATGCCGGATTGGCAAGTGCACGGTCTAGTTGTATGTGAATGCGGCCTTCAGTACGGTGGTTGCGAGACCAAGTGAAGGGAGAGCCAAAAAATCCAAGGTCCATGAAATTACAGTTATGGATGGCGGTGCGGAATCAAACCATTTGGCGAGTTGGACGTAAGCATCTGCCTGCTTTCTCGGACTAACTggtaatctcattaaaatcaccaacGCACAGCCAAGGAAGGTGATTAGATTGTCTGAGAGACTCAAGGAGAGTCCAAGTTTCCTAACGCTTGCTAGTTTCGGGATGCCCATAAAAACCTGTCAATCTCCAGCACATTCTTGTTGTTTCACAAAACACATGAGCATCAATAAACCAATGCGAGAAATTTTTTACGTGTACCTTTGTATTCGGTTTCCACAGAAGAGCTAAGCTGCCATTTCGACCATCACTAGAAACCACAAGGCCTTGATTGTAGTCCCAGTTTTGTTTCTTGGCGTTCAGTTGATCCGTGTACAGTTTTGTTTCCATTAAGAAGACACAGGTGGGAGCTTCTTTCTTCCATGCTCTCTTAAGAGCATTAACTGTTCGGAGGTTCTCAAGCCCCGACAATTCCAGCTTAGTATACTCATTGGGCCTGGCGGTACTGCCAAGCAGCCACCGCCAATCCTAAATTGTCTGCCATGAGTTTTTCCAAAGTACGTGTATCTTCATctagtttttgtttcttatCAATGGACATTGCATCTGAATGAGGTTGACTTTTGGGCTTTCGTTTGGGTCCAACAGGGGGTGAGTGAAGTTGTAAGTCTAATGTTTGTTTTGGAGGCctaattcttgaattttttttgtaaataacaataaatattaaaaaaattagttaattgtcacattttaaaacaattttgaaaactagcatctcgagtgtttaaaactcgagttccaaggtaaaactcgagtttttaagtctcgatttgtaagtgaATTAAGTTAAAGGCGGAAAAAAATTaggctgaaaatcgagttttaaaaactcgatttgcattaattgagaaaaaacgctgctataggtatgtaaaacgtcactataggtcttaaaaacgccactataggaccccCTAAACCTgtacttgtaaaattttttgcagaaaaacgccgctatagggctttaaaacgtcactgtaaggcttaaaaacgccactataggtgaaattttttcatggaaatcgagttttaaaaactcgagatctatgtggcattttcacACTCGCAAGTCGAGTCTTTTGGACTCGAGTTATAAtgtggatctcgagtttctaaaactcgagatgttagttttcttaattgtttgataacgtgcctaacttactattttgaatgGCTGAAGGAAGCTTATATGCACAATACCTCCCTAATTCTTTTCCATGTTCCTTGAGATGggtcaatagttttttttaggcCCATGAAGAGGCACGTGGTTAGAGTCTTGCACGTGCATGATTGGGTTATCACCAAGGTGGCTGTCACTTACATGAGGTGTTGGTGGGACAATCTGTGTTCGGTCGGCGGAAATAATCACGGGATGGTTTAATGATGGAGTTTCCTTTTGAGGAGTGGTTGACTGTGACGGGAAAGGGTAGGTATTTAAAGCCTTATCAATGTCTGCGATATGCGCGTCAAAGAGATTCTTGTCAGCCAGAATTTCCTTATTGGTTGAGGTATTGTGCGTAACTTTCTCCGAGAAAGTGGGTGGGTCCATATCGGGATGGGATGGCATGTGTTTCGAGTTTCCTATGTCGGTGTGAGCTGGGGGCCGTATCGGGGTGTTGTGGGTTATCGGGTTGGTGGGGTTTGCCGTCGGGGCAATTGCAGAAGTGGGTGTTGGTGAAGGGCGAAGGGGTTGTGCATCTGGACCCAAAATGACGCTCTATCAAATGTAGCGTCCTCCACTGATTCTTCACCCAAAGGTTTATACAAGCCAATCAAATACTTGTCAAAAGTCCACGGCCCCTGCGTCATCAACTTCTGTGGAACGGATTCATCTTCAAAGATTAATAATACTGTATTGGATCCCAAGTCTCGCACTTCAAAAGTCTGAATCGAGCGCCACATACTCCGTAAGGTTCTTGTGAGAGCCTCCAAGTTGACCTTTCTTTTAGTGAAGGGTTTTGCGATGAGGATGCGGCTGTTACATTCAACTGCGGGTGGGAGGTCAACAGTTTGGTTTTCTTTGGCTTTGAGAGACAGCCGTGCCCATTGTTTTGCAAGGTCATCCATTGCAGAGGTGAGGGTAGACGGGGAGAGGGTATAGGGAGAAGAGCAGAGAAGAAAATGTCACCGGGCTTCCACCGTGGAAAAAAGAACTCTATTCAGAGAATAGAGAAAACTTTTTCATCAACGTAAGGTTCTCGAGGGAGCCCTACGTgagaaaaatttttataatttgacaAACTTGGTGGCTACATTCAATGACAACActaatccaagaaaaaaaaaaaaaatacttccacaatattttcacaataaatcctagatggtaagttgttattgttgaggaaaaaagtaattttagtggtgagctaaaaataaaattagtaataatttaccacctataatttgttgtgaaaatgttgtatacATACTatacattactcttaaaaaaatttcactaacaataatgagaaaaaataattgcGCTCACAAGTCTCAcatagatataaaaaaaatatataaaaaaaaataaaaaagcactaggcaaatcaaataaaactttTCCATTGAACTCCAAcaaggtttctctccaaattaatttggagagttaatttggagagaaactcttcaaactccttatatatatttttatagtgggtgtaaattttgaaaatataactattagattacatgttttttatgttcttaacatacatgtcaaattttgttcaaatcaaacaaaactttTCCATTGAACTTCaaaaggtttctctccaaattaaattggagagaaactcttcaaacttatatatatatatatatatatatatattttagtgggtgtaaattttaaaaatataaccattagattacatgttttttatgtttttaacatgcatgtcaaattttgtttaaatcaaatgttatttactatttgatcaataaaattattttttgtgcataattttagacctccaaaatttgaaatttaaacatttaattgatgactTACATAGCAATcgatctttgattttcttaactgtttgcaagcatggaaaatataataagaacCTGTAATccaatgattagattttcaaatttcacacCTAATAAAATATAGGGATGGGCTCCTCTCCCATTTGTCATTCTCCAGTTCTCTCCCGTTTTAATATGGATGAATGCCACGTGGAAACAAAACAATccaaaggccaaaaaataaaccatgaaattctttctcttctttctccaTTCTTCAGTTACTTTCAcctgttctctctctctctctttctcctctttttcctctttctctaaCGGACCAAACCTGGGCATCTTAAGCATCAAAACAAAAGGGACAGAGGATGTGAGTTCTATGCaacccaaaggaaaaaaaaaaaaaagccacgaaacaaatccaattttttatttgataatttttcatataaagTTGAGTTGAGTCGGCACCAAGATCAGAGCTTGCTGGCTGGAGAAAATCGGTGCTTGAGGAGACCAAAAAGGAGTTAAAGATCTCTATTCTCTCAGGGGAAGCCAAGAAAATACTGTTGTGTAAGGTGGGTGTGAGATTACCATCCTTACCCTTATACCCAACCTTCTATTGGGAGGAACCCAATCTGACCACTCTTGCCAAGAATGATAAAATCCCAAGCACAGCACTCACATCCTCTactctttttgttttgatgcCTCTGATAGTCTGATGCTCAGGTTTGGTCTGTttgaaaagagagataaaagagagaaaagaggtgAAGTGATTGAGAGAGAGGCGAAACAAGAGAGAATTATGTGgcttattttttggcctttggATTGTTTTGTTTCCATGTGGCATTCATCCATATTAAAACGGGAGAGAACTGGAGAATGACAAACGGGAGAGGAGCCCGtccctaaaatatatatatatatatatatatatatatagaagtttAAAGGGTTTCTCTCACACTCACCAAAGTTATAgaagtttggagagaaaccttttCCGTTCAACTCTCACAGTCACCCAAGTTATACCTTCAAACTCTTTGCAGTGTggttatatataaaactttaaaaCCTGGTCTAGAAAGACATAAAATTGTTGACaaataataaacttttttttatatcctaataaaacttaaataaataagtaatcaAGTCAAACTAGAAACCTCCAAACTATTCGCGGGCTAGACTTAATCCCGAGTATTAAAtggtaaaaattatattcaattcAAGCAATTTTTAACTCAACTAGTCGCTAACTAGTGCTATGCACAGAAAAgtttgacaattttattttaatatattatacatattttttttctttattaagtactaataaatcaaaaaatgtcaattaatttcatattaacttgatataatattatatatgttatctCTAAAGTATAtatgaacaaataaatcaaGGTTAATAGTAACTTGACGGATATTTCATAGGTTCATATAATAGTTTCCAAATTAAAATTGCAataatataacaacaaaaattcacatacaaataaatacgaaaataatttgtttatgcTTGTATGCTTCCACTTCTTATGGATGGAAATTTTCATTACTGTATACGGTCGTATCTCTATATTGCTATACATTCTGCAAGGGATTGTATTTTTGTATGATGTGGTCTCATTTTTCACCTCAAGGCAAAGTTAAACATGGCCCCAAAGAGCAACAAAAAGTTGTTTTTAGGCCCTTAGTagtgttctttcttttcaatgGTACCCTAGATACTCACAATAAAAGTGCAGCTTATATGCCTAGAAAAAGGAAATATCCTTGACAA contains the following coding sequences:
- the LOC115961136 gene encoding uncharacterized protein LOC115961136 translates to MMSVFKLPDSLCDELTRMIQRFWWGQKEGKNKMAWLSWEKMCALKDKGWLGFRDLKAFNLALLAKQGWRLQMNFHSLVHRVLKARYFPETDFLHVELAIKPSFAWQSILAAQPVVNSGYRWQVGDGKSIDIWTDNWLSRPSTFQVLTPPAQLPANTRVESLIDQENGD